The following proteins come from a genomic window of Pseudomonas hygromyciniae:
- a CDS encoding chemotaxis protein CheV, which translates to MSTTKARADSLSLLLFTLRSGKLMAINLLKVSEIIPCPPLTKLPESHPHVKGIATLRGAALSVIDLSRALGEMPLQDPDGGCLIVTDVSRSKQGLHVQAVSRIVHCLTTDIRPPPFGSGGTRSFITGVTQVDGVLVQVLDIEKVIHAIAPAQIEVAPTDLTMEEAEVLGHARILVVDDSQVALQQSVHTLRNLGLTCHTARSAKEAIDVLLELQGTAGQINVVVSDIEMSEMDGYALTRTLRETPDFQDLYVLLHTSLDSAMNSEKARLAGADSVLTKFSSPELTKCLVVAAQTVAKKGL; encoded by the coding sequence ATGTCCACCACCAAAGCCCGCGCAGATTCACTCTCGCTTCTGCTCTTTACCTTGCGCAGCGGCAAGCTGATGGCCATCAACCTGCTGAAAGTCAGCGAGATCATTCCCTGCCCGCCGCTGACCAAGCTGCCGGAGTCCCACCCCCACGTCAAAGGCATCGCCACCCTGCGTGGCGCGGCCCTGTCGGTGATCGACCTCAGCCGTGCCCTGGGCGAGATGCCCCTGCAAGACCCCGACGGCGGCTGCCTGATTGTTACCGATGTCAGCCGCTCCAAGCAGGGCCTGCATGTGCAGGCAGTGAGCCGGATCGTGCATTGCCTGACCACGGACATCCGCCCGCCGCCCTTTGGCTCCGGCGGCACGCGCTCGTTTATCACCGGCGTGACCCAGGTGGACGGCGTGCTGGTGCAAGTGCTGGACATCGAAAAAGTCATCCACGCCATTGCCCCCGCGCAAATCGAAGTCGCGCCCACCGACCTGACCATGGAAGAAGCCGAAGTGCTCGGCCATGCGCGCATTCTGGTGGTGGACGACAGCCAAGTGGCCCTGCAGCAATCGGTGCACACCCTGCGCAACCTCGGCCTGACCTGCCACACCGCACGCAGTGCCAAGGAAGCCATTGATGTGCTGCTGGAGCTGCAAGGTACCGCCGGGCAGATCAATGTGGTGGTGTCTGACATCGAAATGTCGGAAATGGACGGTTACGCCCTCACCCGCACCCTGCGTGAAACCCCAGACTTCCAGGACCTCTACGTGCTGTTGCACACCTCCCTGGACAGCGCGATGAACAGCGAAAAAGCGCGCCTGGCCGGGGCCGACTCGGTGCTGACCAA
- a CDS encoding 2-hydroxyacid dehydrogenase: MKKTVLAFSRVTPQMIERLQQDFEVIVPNPKQGDINAQFNEALPHAHGLIGVGRKLGRAQLEGASRLEVVSSVSVGYDNYDVDYFNERGIMLTNTPDVLTESTADLAFALLMSSARRVAELDAWTKAGQWKASVGAPLFGCDVHGKTLGIVGMGNIGAAIARRGRLGFNMPVLYSGNSRKTALEQELGAQFRSLDQLLAEADFVCLVVPLSEKTKHLISHRELGLMKSSAILVNISRGPVVDEPALIEALQTQRIRGAGLDVYEREPLAESPLFQLSNAVTLPHIGSATHETREAMANRALDNLRSALLGQRPQDLVNPQVWKG; this comes from the coding sequence ATGAAAAAGACTGTCCTCGCCTTCAGCCGTGTCACCCCCCAGATGATCGAACGCCTGCAACAGGACTTCGAGGTCATCGTCCCCAATCCCAAGCAAGGCGATATCAACGCGCAGTTCAATGAAGCCCTGCCCCACGCCCACGGTTTGATCGGGGTGGGCCGCAAGCTGGGCCGTGCGCAGCTCGAAGGGGCGAGCAGGCTTGAGGTGGTGTCCAGCGTCTCGGTGGGTTATGACAACTACGACGTGGACTACTTCAACGAACGCGGGATCATGCTCACCAATACCCCCGATGTGTTGACCGAAAGCACCGCCGACCTGGCCTTCGCCCTGTTGATGAGCAGCGCCCGCCGGGTGGCCGAACTGGATGCGTGGACCAAGGCCGGGCAGTGGAAAGCCAGCGTCGGTGCGCCGTTGTTCGGCTGTGATGTGCACGGCAAGACCCTGGGCATCGTCGGCATGGGCAATATCGGCGCAGCCATTGCTCGCCGTGGGCGCCTGGGCTTCAACATGCCGGTCCTCTACAGCGGCAACAGCCGCAAGACTGCGCTGGAACAGGAACTGGGCGCGCAGTTTCGTAGCCTGGACCAGTTGCTGGCCGAAGCGGATTTCGTGTGCCTGGTGGTGCCCTTGAGTGAAAAGACCAAGCACCTGATCAGCCATCGCGAGTTGGGCCTGATGAAATCCAGTGCGATCCTGGTGAATATTTCCCGTGGCCCGGTGGTGGACGAGCCGGCGCTGATCGAGGCCCTGCAAACCCAGCGCATTCGCGGCGCCGGGCTGGATGTGTATGAGCGCGAGCCCCTGGCTGAGTCGCCGCTGTTCCAACTGAGCAATGCCGTGACCTTGCCGCATATCGGTTCGGCCACCCATGAAACCCGCGAAGCCATGGCCAACCGCGCCCTGGACAACCTGCGCAGCGCCCTGTTGGGCCAACGCCCGCAGGATCTGGTGAACCCGCAGGTGTGGAAGGGCTAA
- a CDS encoding LysR family transcriptional regulator: protein MDTLQNMRAFSCVAEAGSFTAAAVQLDTTTANVSRAVSNLEAHLQTRLLNRTTRRIALTEAGKRYLLRCEQILAYVEEAEAEASDAHARPAGQLKVHTMTGIGQHFVIDAIARYRRTHPDVTFDLTLANRVPDLLDEGYDVSIVLASELPDSGFVSQRLGITYSIVCASPAYVKANGCAQRPSDLLNHACLRLVSPVIQLDKWVFNGPDGQESVSINSSPFLVNSADAMKTAIISGMGVGLLPVYAAIEGLRNGTLVRMMPTYRSQELNLYAIYPSRQYLDAKIKTWVEYLRGSLPEILAAHQAELAAYELSGSLGAVRLTT, encoded by the coding sequence ATGGACACTTTGCAAAATATGCGCGCCTTCAGTTGTGTCGCCGAAGCCGGCAGCTTCACCGCCGCCGCGGTGCAACTGGACACCACCACAGCCAACGTCTCGCGCGCGGTCTCCAACCTGGAGGCCCATCTGCAAACCCGCTTGCTCAACCGCACGACCCGCCGCATCGCCCTGACCGAGGCTGGCAAGCGCTATTTATTGCGTTGCGAGCAAATCCTGGCCTATGTCGAGGAAGCCGAGGCCGAGGCCAGCGACGCCCATGCGCGCCCCGCCGGGCAGCTCAAAGTGCATACCATGACCGGCATCGGCCAGCATTTCGTGATCGATGCGATTGCCCGCTACCGCCGCACCCATCCCGATGTGACCTTCGACCTGACCCTGGCCAACCGCGTGCCGGACCTGCTGGACGAGGGCTACGACGTGTCCATCGTGCTCGCCAGCGAGTTGCCGGATTCGGGGTTTGTCTCCCAGCGCCTGGGGATCACCTACAGCATCGTCTGTGCCTCGCCGGCCTACGTCAAAGCCAACGGCTGCGCGCAGCGGCCCAGTGATTTGCTCAACCATGCGTGCCTGCGCCTGGTCAGCCCGGTGATCCAATTGGACAAATGGGTGTTCAACGGCCCCGATGGCCAGGAAAGCGTGAGCATCAACAGCTCACCATTTTTGGTGAACTCCGCCGACGCGATGAAGACCGCGATCATCAGCGGCATGGGCGTTGGCCTGCTGCCGGTCTACGCGGCCATCGAAGGCCTGCGCAATGGCACCCTGGTGCGGATGATGCCGACTTACCGCTCCCAGGAACTGAACCTGTACGCCATCTACCCATCGCGTCAGTACCTGGATGCGAAGATCAAAACCTGGGTGGAATACCTGCGTGGCTCGCTGCCGGAGATCCTCGCGGCGCACCAGGCGGAACTCGCGGCGTATGAGCTAAGTGGCAGTTTGGGGGCGGTGCGCCTTACAACCTGA
- a CDS encoding efflux transporter outer membrane subunit, with protein MPRRISRELKTLSVWALSLAISGCIGTGAIAPQGKSLAANTLATDDAIQSAARDANWPTTQWWQAYGDPQLNHWIDLAVQGSPSMAEAAARVREARAMAGLAESAEAVQINGDATLKRHNWPSDQFYGPGKLDNATTWDNNAALGLSYALDLWGRERNASERAVDLAHMSVAQARQAQLELQNNVVHAYIQLSLHYAQRDIVAATLAQQQQILDLAQKRLDGGIGTHFEVSQAQTPLPETHRQLDALDEEIALTRNQLAALAGKGPGEGAKLQRPTLALGAPLKLPSALPAQLLGQRPDVVASRWQVAAQARGIDVAHAGFYPNVDLVGSLGYVATGGGMLGFLTGKKLNYSVGPAITLPIFDGGRLRAQLGEASAGYDIAVARYNQTLVNALKGISEQLIRRESMAKQQTFAAESVASAQKTYDIAMIAYQRGLTDYLNVLNAQTLLFRQQQVEQQVQAARLSAHAELVTALGGGLGAGNDAPAAGTTVANKTPAALAVFDH; from the coding sequence GTGCCGCGTCGCATCAGCAGAGAGCTGAAGACTCTCAGTGTTTGGGCTTTATCGTTAGCAATCAGCGGCTGCATCGGAACCGGAGCAATTGCCCCCCAAGGCAAGAGTCTCGCCGCCAATACCTTGGCCACCGACGACGCAATCCAGAGCGCCGCCAGGGATGCGAACTGGCCGACCACCCAGTGGTGGCAAGCCTACGGTGATCCGCAACTCAACCATTGGATCGACCTCGCCGTTCAAGGCAGCCCCAGCATGGCCGAAGCCGCCGCCCGGGTGCGCGAAGCGCGGGCCATGGCCGGGCTTGCCGAGTCCGCCGAGGCCGTGCAGATCAACGGCGATGCCACGCTCAAGCGCCACAACTGGCCCAGCGATCAATTCTACGGCCCCGGCAAACTGGACAACGCCACCACCTGGGACAACAACGCCGCCCTGGGCCTGAGCTACGCCCTCGACCTGTGGGGACGCGAGCGCAATGCCAGCGAGCGGGCGGTGGACCTGGCCCATATGAGTGTGGCCCAAGCGCGCCAGGCCCAGTTGGAACTGCAGAACAACGTGGTACACGCCTACATCCAACTGTCGCTGCATTACGCCCAGCGCGATATCGTCGCCGCCACCCTGGCCCAGCAACAGCAGATCCTCGACCTGGCGCAAAAGCGCCTGGATGGCGGCATCGGCACCCACTTTGAAGTCAGCCAGGCCCAGACCCCATTGCCCGAAACCCATCGGCAACTGGACGCCCTCGACGAAGAAATCGCCCTGACCCGCAACCAACTGGCGGCCTTGGCCGGCAAGGGCCCGGGGGAGGGCGCGAAATTGCAGCGGCCGACCCTGGCCCTCGGCGCGCCGCTGAAATTGCCATCGGCACTGCCCGCGCAACTGCTCGGCCAGCGCCCGGATGTGGTCGCCAGCCGCTGGCAAGTGGCGGCCCAGGCCCGGGGCATCGACGTGGCCCATGCCGGTTTCTATCCCAATGTCGACCTGGTGGGCAGTCTCGGCTACGTCGCCACCGGCGGCGGCATGCTGGGCTTTCTCACCGGCAAGAAACTCAACTACAGCGTTGGCCCGGCGATCACCCTGCCGATCTTCGACGGTGGCCGCCTGCGCGCGCAATTGGGCGAAGCCAGCGCCGGCTACGACATTGCCGTGGCCCGCTACAACCAGACCCTGGTCAATGCGCTCAAGGGCATCAGCGAACAACTGATCCGCCGTGAATCCATGGCCAAGCAGCAGACCTTCGCCGCCGAATCGGTGGCCTCGGCGCAGAAAACCTATGACATCGCGATGATCGCCTACCAGCGTGGCCTGACCGATTACCTCAATGTGCTCAATGCCCAGACCTTGCTGTTTCGCCAGCAACAGGTCGAGCAGCAGGTCCAGGCCGCGCGCCTGAGTGCCCATGCCGAACTGGTCACTGCCCTGGGCGGCGGCCTCGGCGCAGGCAACGATGCGCCGGCGGCAGGCACCACCGTCGCGAACAAGACCCCGGCGGCGTTGGCCGTGTTCGATCACTGA
- a CDS encoding DUF1656 domain-containing protein, which yields MPREIAFHGIYMPTMTLMFFIAAGLAWALDRFLAGFDLYRFFWHPALLRLSLFTCLFGAMALTVYR from the coding sequence ATGCCGCGTGAAATCGCCTTCCATGGCATCTACATGCCGACCATGACCCTGATGTTTTTCATCGCCGCGGGACTGGCCTGGGCCCTGGATCGCTTCCTGGCCGGCTTTGACCTGTACCGTTTTTTCTGGCACCCGGCGTTGCTGCGCCTGAGCCTGTTCACCTGTCTTTTCGGCGCCATGGCGCTGACCGTCTACCGTTGA
- a CDS encoding FUSC family protein, translated as MTPLPAPLRWLHSLEWRRGFFDWARSDGVTWVYIFKVLIAAFLTLWLAMRLELPQPRTAMITVFIVMQPQSGQVFAKSFYRFLGTLAGSAVMVLLIALFAQNTELFLGALAIWVGVCTAGATRNRNFRAYGFVLAGYTAAMVGLPALAHPDGAFMAAVWRVLEISLGILCATLVSAAILPQTSSAAMRNALYQRFGTFALFVTDGLRGRSQREGFESSNVRFIAEAVGLEGLRSVTVFEDPHMRRRNGRLSRLNSEFMGITTRFNALHQLLERLRSDAADHVVAAIKPGLQDLAELLDGFSGRALTSPDATRLVSQLTAYKESLPAKVRSLRAQFQESGPSDAEQLDFHTAYELLYRFVDDLHNYAQTHASLAEHSHEREHWDEPYTPKTNWLACAASGIRASFILVVLGSYWVATAWPSGATMTLIAAATVGLSAATPNPKRMAFQMACGTLIGALVGFVEMFFVFPWIDGFPLLCVMLAPVIVLGAFLSSRAQYAGVGLGLLIFFSTGSVPDNLTVYNPYTFINDYIAMIIGMLVCAAAGAIILPPNSPWLWRRLERDLREQVVFAISGKLKGLASGFESRTRDLLHQAYGLAAGQPQVQRNLLRWMFVVLEVGHAIIELRKEQAILPVHPAYAESQPWRQAIRVMGRSLVRLFLQPSQSNLERALIAVDHAISRVQATDEPFAPHFDTSALRRVKSYLHFIRTSLLDPQSPLAALKLEGTVHAA; from the coding sequence ATGACTCCCTTGCCTGCACCGCTGCGTTGGCTGCATTCCCTGGAATGGCGCCGTGGCTTTTTCGACTGGGCGCGCAGTGATGGCGTGACCTGGGTCTACATCTTCAAAGTGCTGATCGCCGCGTTCCTCACCCTGTGGCTGGCCATGCGCCTGGAACTGCCGCAACCGCGCACCGCCATGATCACCGTGTTTATCGTGATGCAACCGCAAAGCGGCCAGGTCTTTGCCAAGAGCTTCTACCGCTTCCTCGGCACCCTGGCGGGGTCGGCGGTGATGGTGTTGTTGATCGCGCTGTTTGCGCAAAACACCGAGTTGTTTTTGGGTGCGCTGGCGATCTGGGTGGGCGTGTGCACGGCCGGCGCCACGCGCAACCGCAACTTCCGCGCCTATGGTTTTGTACTGGCCGGCTACACGGCGGCGATGGTGGGCCTGCCGGCGCTGGCCCACCCGGACGGCGCGTTTATGGCGGCGGTATGGCGGGTGCTGGAAATCTCCCTGGGGATTCTCTGCGCGACCCTGGTCAGCGCCGCGATCCTCCCGCAGACCAGCAGCGCGGCCATGCGCAACGCCTTGTACCAGCGTTTCGGCACCTTCGCCCTGTTCGTCACCGACGGCCTGCGTGGCCGCAGCCAGCGCGAAGGTTTTGAAAGTAGCAACGTGCGCTTTATCGCCGAAGCCGTGGGCCTTGAAGGGCTGCGCAGTGTCACCGTGTTCGAAGACCCGCATATGCGTCGGCGCAATGGTCGGCTCAGCCGCTTGAACAGCGAATTCATGGGCATCACCACGCGCTTCAACGCCCTGCACCAGTTGCTTGAACGCCTGCGCAGCGATGCTGCCGACCATGTGGTGGCCGCGATCAAGCCCGGTTTGCAGGACCTGGCCGAACTGCTCGATGGCTTCAGCGGGCGCGCCTTGACCAGCCCCGATGCCACGCGCCTGGTGAGCCAACTGACGGCCTATAAAGAGAGCCTGCCCGCCAAGGTCCGCAGCCTGCGGGCGCAGTTCCAGGAGAGCGGTCCGAGCGATGCCGAGCAGTTGGATTTCCACACCGCTTATGAGCTGCTGTACCGCTTTGTCGACGACCTGCACAACTACGCGCAGACCCACGCCTCCCTGGCCGAACACAGCCACGAACGTGAGCACTGGGACGAGCCCTACACGCCGAAAACCAACTGGCTGGCCTGCGCCGCGTCGGGGATTCGTGCCTCATTCATTCTGGTGGTGCTGGGCAGTTACTGGGTGGCCACCGCCTGGCCCAGTGGCGCCACCATGACCCTGATCGCAGCGGCCACCGTGGGCCTGTCGGCTGCCACGCCGAACCCCAAGCGCATGGCCTTTCAAATGGCCTGCGGCACCTTGATCGGCGCCCTGGTGGGGTTCGTCGAGATGTTCTTCGTGTTTCCCTGGATCGACGGGTTCCCTTTGCTCTGCGTGATGCTCGCCCCGGTAATCGTGCTCGGCGCGTTCCTCTCCTCGCGTGCGCAATACGCTGGGGTCGGCCTGGGCCTGCTGATTTTCTTCAGCACCGGCTCCGTGCCGGATAACCTGACGGTCTACAACCCCTACACCTTTATCAACGACTACATCGCCATGATCATCGGCATGCTGGTGTGCGCAGCGGCGGGGGCGATCATCCTGCCGCCCAACAGCCCCTGGCTGTGGCGCCGCCTGGAGCGCGACCTGCGTGAGCAAGTGGTGTTTGCCATCAGCGGCAAGCTCAAGGGCCTGGCCTCGGGGTTCGAGAGCCGCACCCGTGACCTGCTGCACCAGGCTTATGGCCTGGCCGCCGGCCAACCACAGGTGCAACGCAACCTGCTGCGCTGGATGTTTGTGGTGCTGGAAGTCGGTCACGCGATCATTGAGCTGCGCAAGGAGCAGGCGATCCTGCCGGTGCATCCGGCGTATGCCGAGTCCCAACCGTGGCGCCAGGCGATCCGGGTCATGGGGCGTTCGCTGGTGCGGCTGTTCCTGCAACCGAGCCAGAGCAACCTGGAACGCGCCCTGATCGCGGTCGATCACGCCATCAGCCGCGTGCAAGCCACCGACGAACCCTTCGCCCCACACTTCGACACCTCGGCCCTGCGCCGGGTCAAAAGCTACCTGCACTTTATCCGCACATCCCTGCTGGATCCGCAATCGCCCCTGGCTGCCCTCAAGCTTGAAGGAACCGTTCATGCCGCGTGA